The following coding sequences are from one Rathayibacter sp. VKM Ac-2760 window:
- a CDS encoding alpha-L-rhamnosidase: MFTSAQLITADLTQEGAPVLSGSVRLESGHGAVERAVLRYSALGVVEARMNGVPVSDALLTPGWSSYEWRIRVAETDVTALVQPRIELELELGNGWYRGGLTWAAATGVYGAEIAGIAELAITYRDGHLQRWGTDPTWTARPCDTVSDDLYNGQTIDARRRAVAWEPQPVRIVDGSAKRFEPYIGPPVTRREELGIVDAWTTPSGRIIADFGRDIVGWTRCRATGVRGETVTLRHAEVVERGELSTRPLRSAEATDRFVLSGGEDVFEPTFTFHGFRYVEVEGWPGGIDELIGGGLTALSVSSALRRTGTFSCSEPLLNRLHENVVASTVGNFLDLPTDCPQRDERLGWTGDIAVFAPTSTFLFDASGFLRDWLRDVTLEQEHQGGVVPYVVPDVLKYVGVPEDLLPVDSTAVWSDAIVWVPWAVWTASGDDTVLRETFPAMLSHLRHVEGLLSPGGLWDRGFQFGDWLDPDAPPEDPAAAKADRTLVAMASLHRSAVLTAKTARLLGRSSELAEIERLRDGTREAFRAAFVDGDAERLRNHCETAYALALAFDLLDPDEIGWAGSRLAELVEANGHRISTGFAGTPYILEALSRSGQLATAGRLLLQTECPSWLYPVTMGATTVWERWDSMLPDGSINPGEMTSFNHYALGAVADWMHRDLAGLAPAEAGYRRVTVAPKPIDGVEWATAELDSPHGRIAVGWSREGDRLVVDVALPPGVTADVSVGDLDAHVAAGVHRLSASLDRTLLGALRAR, from the coding sequence GTGTTCACCTCAGCACAGCTCATCACCGCCGACCTCACCCAGGAGGGCGCCCCGGTCCTCTCCGGCAGCGTTCGTCTCGAGAGCGGACACGGCGCCGTCGAGCGCGCGGTCCTGCGCTACTCCGCCCTCGGCGTCGTGGAGGCGAGGATGAACGGCGTCCCCGTGTCGGACGCGCTGCTCACCCCGGGCTGGTCGAGCTACGAGTGGCGGATCCGGGTCGCCGAGACCGACGTGACCGCACTCGTGCAGCCCCGGATCGAGCTCGAGCTCGAGCTCGGCAACGGCTGGTACCGGGGCGGCCTCACCTGGGCGGCGGCGACCGGCGTCTACGGAGCCGAGATCGCCGGCATCGCCGAACTCGCGATCACCTACCGGGACGGTCACCTCCAGCGGTGGGGCACCGACCCCACCTGGACCGCCCGACCCTGCGACACGGTCTCCGACGACCTCTACAACGGTCAGACGATCGACGCCCGCCGCAGGGCCGTCGCGTGGGAGCCTCAGCCCGTCCGGATCGTCGACGGCTCCGCGAAGCGGTTCGAGCCCTACATCGGCCCGCCCGTGACCCGCCGGGAGGAGCTCGGGATCGTCGACGCCTGGACCACGCCCTCCGGGAGGATCATCGCCGACTTCGGTCGCGACATCGTGGGCTGGACCCGCTGCCGGGCGACCGGTGTCCGCGGGGAGACCGTGACCCTCCGGCACGCGGAGGTCGTCGAGCGCGGGGAGCTGAGCACCCGCCCGCTCCGCTCCGCCGAGGCGACCGACCGCTTCGTCCTGTCGGGAGGTGAGGACGTCTTCGAGCCGACGTTCACCTTCCACGGGTTCCGCTACGTCGAGGTGGAGGGGTGGCCCGGCGGGATCGACGAGCTGATCGGCGGCGGCCTGACGGCGCTCAGCGTCAGCTCCGCTCTGCGCCGGACCGGCACCTTCTCCTGCTCGGAGCCGCTGCTGAACCGCCTGCACGAGAACGTCGTCGCGAGCACGGTCGGGAACTTCCTCGACCTCCCGACCGACTGCCCCCAACGGGACGAGCGGCTGGGCTGGACCGGCGACATCGCCGTGTTCGCGCCGACGAGCACCTTCCTCTTCGACGCCTCCGGCTTCCTCCGCGACTGGCTGCGCGACGTGACCCTGGAGCAGGAGCACCAGGGCGGAGTCGTCCCCTACGTCGTCCCGGACGTGCTCAAGTACGTCGGCGTCCCCGAGGACCTCCTGCCGGTGGACTCCACGGCCGTCTGGAGCGACGCGATCGTCTGGGTGCCCTGGGCGGTGTGGACGGCCTCCGGCGACGACACGGTCCTCCGCGAGACCTTCCCGGCCATGCTGTCCCACCTGCGGCACGTCGAGGGGCTCCTCTCTCCCGGCGGACTCTGGGATCGGGGCTTCCAGTTCGGCGACTGGCTCGACCCGGACGCACCGCCGGAGGACCCCGCCGCGGCGAAGGCCGATCGGACCCTCGTGGCGATGGCGTCCCTCCACCGCTCCGCCGTGCTGACGGCGAAGACCGCGCGCCTCCTCGGCCGCTCGAGCGAGCTGGCCGAGATCGAGCGACTCCGGGACGGCACGAGGGAGGCCTTCCGCGCCGCCTTCGTGGACGGCGACGCGGAGCGGCTCCGGAACCACTGCGAGACGGCCTACGCCCTCGCCCTCGCCTTCGATCTCCTCGACCCGGACGAGATCGGCTGGGCGGGCTCGCGCCTCGCGGAGCTCGTGGAGGCGAACGGCCACCGCATCTCGACCGGCTTCGCGGGGACTCCCTACATCCTCGAGGCGCTGAGCCGGAGCGGGCAGCTCGCGACGGCCGGCCGGCTCCTCCTGCAGACCGAGTGCCCGTCGTGGCTGTACCCCGTGACGATGGGGGCGACGACGGTGTGGGAGCGCTGGGACTCGATGCTCCCCGACGGCAGCATCAACCCCGGTGAGATGACCTCGTTCAACCACTACGCGCTGGGGGCCGTCGCCGACTGGATGCACCGCGATCTCGCCGGCCTCGCCCCGGCGGAGGCGGGCTACCGCCGTGTCACCGTCGCTCCGAAGCCGATCGACGGCGTGGAGTGGGCGACGGCGGAGCTCGACAGCCCGCACGGGCGCATCGCGGTCGGCTGGAGCCGGGAGGGGGATCGCCTCGTCGTCGACGTCGCTCTTCCTCCGGGCGTGACCGCCGACGTCTCGGTGGGCGATCTGGACGCCCACGTGGCGGCGGGCGTCCACCGCCTGAGCGCGAGCCTCGACCGGACGCTGCTCGGCGCGCTCCGTGCGCGGTGA
- a CDS encoding IclR family transcriptional regulator C-terminal domain-containing protein has translation MVERGGDGEFRVAWVVHGWFRAAGAPLIVARGGPLVAEAARSLRACAFVTVLAGMRSLTLVEELELAGDGLAMIPWLGRAHPIVGSDGGPTMLMDLEPDELAQLFPARHTPRDLTRFLRRMQRVRRDGVLSMQAYDDAGMVSISAPIRDASGAVVAAACLVGMTDDVTARSRELERAAMRLAEAVSAVLR, from the coding sequence GTGGTCGAGCGCGGCGGTGACGGCGAGTTCCGCGTCGCCTGGGTCGTGCACGGCTGGTTCCGCGCGGCGGGAGCCCCGCTGATCGTGGCCCGCGGCGGGCCGCTGGTCGCCGAGGCGGCGCGGAGCCTGCGCGCCTGCGCCTTCGTGACCGTGCTCGCGGGGATGCGCAGCCTCACGCTCGTGGAAGAACTCGAGCTGGCCGGCGACGGCCTCGCGATGATCCCCTGGCTCGGCCGCGCCCATCCGATCGTCGGCTCGGACGGCGGCCCCACCATGCTGATGGACCTCGAGCCGGACGAGCTGGCGCAGCTGTTCCCGGCCCGGCACACTCCCCGCGACCTGACGCGGTTCCTCCGCCGGATGCAGCGCGTCCGCCGCGACGGCGTCCTCTCGATGCAGGCCTACGACGACGCCGGGATGGTGTCGATCTCGGCTCCGATCCGCGACGCGAGCGGCGCCGTCGTCGCGGCGGCGTGCCTCGTCGGGATGACCGACGACGTCACGGCGCGCTCGCGCGAGCTGGAGCGGGCGGCGATGCGGCTGGCGGAGGCGGTCTCGGCGGTCCTGCGCTGA
- a CDS encoding helix-turn-helix domain-containing protein: MTTGLRVVRLLGDRSDPTAPLGVGAIAAELGAPLSSVSRLCAELERTGLIERGPVYGSYRLGSAAVRLSGRAAAPFARSLRFALTLAAQQTGETVVLAAGAPGSVRVIGSVLSSWTLHSPAAVGERIEEAGSAIARAADPRGLGDDAVAETTAGLRVEIATPLLAPAGEGVAVLAVRLPAIRLRENGPRIHRALAVARRSIEAGLGGSRAADAAIRRSRPPADRRLRAARGPAAPAAPRRRAGHRGRRRAGDGPPPRPHRPAARCVRRGGRGRARR, from the coding sequence GTGACGACGGGACTCCGGGTGGTCCGGCTGCTCGGCGATCGGTCGGATCCGACGGCGCCGCTCGGCGTCGGCGCGATCGCCGCCGAGCTCGGCGCGCCGCTCAGCTCGGTGTCGCGGCTGTGCGCGGAGCTGGAGCGGACGGGGCTGATCGAGCGGGGGCCCGTGTACGGCAGCTACCGGCTGGGATCGGCGGCCGTGCGGCTCTCGGGGCGGGCGGCGGCGCCGTTCGCGCGGTCGCTCCGCTTCGCGCTGACGCTGGCCGCGCAGCAGACCGGAGAGACCGTCGTGCTCGCCGCCGGGGCGCCCGGGTCGGTGCGGGTGATCGGCAGCGTGCTCTCCTCCTGGACCCTGCACTCCCCCGCCGCGGTGGGCGAGCGGATCGAGGAAGCGGGCAGCGCGATCGCGCGCGCCGCCGATCCGCGGGGCCTCGGCGACGACGCCGTCGCGGAGACGACCGCGGGGCTGCGCGTCGAGATCGCGACGCCGCTGCTGGCGCCCGCCGGCGAGGGCGTGGCGGTGCTGGCGGTGCGACTGCCGGCGATCCGGCTGCGCGAGAATGGGCCGCGGATCCACCGGGCGCTCGCCGTCGCGAGGCGGAGCATCGAGGCGGGCCTGGGCGGGTCGCGGGCGGCGGACGCGGCGATCCGCCGCTCCCGGCCGCCCGCCGATCGGCGGCTCCGCGCTGCACGCGGTCCTGCCGCTCCTGCAGCACCTCGCCGACGGGCCGGACACCGCGGCAGGCGCCGCGCGGGCGACGGGCCTCCGCCGCGACCGCACCGGCCGGCTGCTCGATGCGTGCGTCGCGGCGGGCGTGGTCGAGCGCGGCGGTGA
- the solA gene encoding N-methyl-L-tryptophan oxidase — protein sequence MNQPDAPEQFDVAVVGMGALGSAAAYHLARRGARVVAFEQFELGHVRGASHDTSRILRTSYGAPEYVRLAQSAYLDWADLEAESGESLVTITGGLVFFPVGSPYSAEAFRSSLTESGVPFELLSPAEVAARWPQFSLPEGTQTVYTADSGIVHAARTVAVLQLRARQHGAVIRDSTPVEALLPGADGVVVRTAAGDVLVGKVILAADAWTNELLAPLGAEIPLVTMQEQVSYFAPAEPSAFDRERFPVWIWEDEHCFYGFPTYGEPTIKAARDVSDNLMAPRERTFVPSAELLDELTGFVGAVVPTAGEVLRTVTCQYALTPDRRFVLGPLDEHPDILVGLGAGHAFKFTPTIGRVLAELALDGATSEDVTAFGVTPPVAAPLLG from the coding sequence ATGAATCAGCCCGACGCCCCCGAGCAGTTCGACGTCGCCGTCGTCGGAATGGGCGCGCTCGGCAGCGCGGCCGCCTACCACCTCGCCCGCCGCGGAGCCCGCGTCGTGGCCTTCGAGCAGTTCGAGCTCGGCCACGTGCGCGGCGCCTCGCACGACACCTCGCGCATCCTCCGCACCTCCTACGGCGCCCCCGAGTACGTGCGGCTCGCGCAGTCCGCGTACCTCGACTGGGCCGACCTCGAGGCGGAGTCGGGCGAGTCGCTCGTCACGATCACCGGCGGGCTGGTCTTCTTCCCGGTCGGCAGCCCCTACTCGGCCGAGGCGTTCCGCTCCAGCCTCACCGAGAGCGGAGTCCCGTTCGAGCTGCTGTCGCCGGCCGAGGTCGCCGCGCGCTGGCCGCAGTTCTCGCTGCCCGAGGGCACGCAGACGGTCTACACCGCCGATTCCGGCATCGTGCACGCCGCGCGCACGGTCGCGGTGCTGCAGCTGCGGGCCCGGCAGCACGGAGCCGTGATCCGCGACAGCACGCCGGTCGAGGCGCTGCTCCCCGGCGCGGACGGCGTCGTCGTGCGCACCGCGGCCGGCGACGTGCTCGTGGGCAAGGTGATCCTCGCCGCCGACGCCTGGACGAACGAGCTGCTCGCGCCGCTCGGCGCCGAGATCCCGCTCGTGACGATGCAGGAGCAGGTCAGCTACTTCGCGCCGGCCGAGCCGAGCGCCTTCGACCGCGAGCGCTTCCCGGTCTGGATCTGGGAGGACGAGCACTGCTTCTACGGCTTCCCCACCTACGGCGAGCCGACGATCAAGGCGGCGCGCGACGTCTCCGACAACCTGATGGCGCCACGCGAGCGCACCTTCGTGCCCTCGGCCGAGCTGCTGGACGAGCTGACCGGCTTCGTCGGCGCCGTGGTCCCCACCGCCGGCGAGGTGCTGCGCACCGTCACCTGCCAGTACGCGCTGACACCGGACCGCCGCTTCGTCCTCGGCCCGCTCGACGAGCACCCGGACATCCTGGTCGGCCTCGGCGCGGGGCACGCCTTCAAGTTCACCCCGACCATCGGGCGGGTGCTCGCCGAGCTCGCGCTCGACGGCGCGACGAGCGAGGACGTGACAGCCTTCGGAGTGACACCGCCGGTCGCGGCGCCGCTGCTGGGCTGA
- a CDS encoding cupin domain-containing protein codes for MQIQRLGDDARRRPLYGGSGALDLEYYFRATTALPSSVMRFHLEPGTSEGEHVHLAGDAGSCSPESSDELYVVVLGEVVMTVDGESAVLRAGDALYAPAGSHHGVANESAAPAELLLVFGPPTPR; via the coding sequence GTGCAGATCCAGAGACTCGGCGACGACGCGCGCCGGCGCCCGCTCTACGGCGGCTCCGGCGCGCTCGACCTGGAGTACTACTTCCGCGCCACGACCGCGCTGCCCAGCTCGGTCATGCGCTTCCACCTCGAACCCGGCACGTCCGAGGGCGAGCACGTGCACCTCGCGGGCGACGCGGGCAGCTGCTCGCCCGAGAGCTCCGACGAGCTCTACGTCGTCGTGCTCGGCGAGGTCGTGATGACCGTCGACGGCGAGAGCGCCGTGCTGCGCGCGGGCGACGCCCTCTACGCGCCGGCCGGCAGCCACCACGGCGTCGCCAACGAGTCCGCTGCCCCCGCCGAGCTCCTCCTCGTCTTCGGCCCGCCGACCCCGCGCTGA
- a CDS encoding amino acid permease, protein MSDDGMAESGYRQTLTRGIGRFGSFAAGVSYISILTGTFQLFSFGYANGGPAYWWSWPLVFAGQLTVALCFAELAARYPVAGSVYNWSKRLAGPTVSWLAGWIMATASVVTLAAVVLAYQTTLPQIWSGFQLVGDGTGTSAGVSAVLWGAILVAFTTGVNAVGVRLMARINSVGVLIELIAAVLLVVVLAANAVNPPSIVLETAGRGAGVPGGYAGAFLIAAIASAYVMYGFDTAGSLGEETVDPRRTAPVAILRAVTASFLLGGLIILFGLLAAPDLADPGLGSPSGGLQLVILQVLGGPLGSVFLGCIVVAITVCALAVHTAGIRLVFAMARDNALPGSTLLARVDPRRRTPVAPAVLIGVLAVLILVVNIGTPEIFTAVTSVAVILIYLAYLLVTVPLLLRRLRGRWPAPDAPAGSFSLGRLGLPVNVVAVLWGAAMAVNLAWPRVEVYGDGPLRFIAVIVVGVVVTAGLAWFRLRGRHHLGVLPEHVALPEPIER, encoded by the coding sequence ATGTCCGACGACGGCATGGCCGAGTCCGGCTACCGGCAGACCCTCACCCGCGGCATCGGCCGCTTCGGCAGCTTCGCCGCGGGAGTCAGCTACATCTCCATCCTCACCGGCACCTTCCAGCTCTTCTCCTTCGGCTACGCGAACGGCGGCCCCGCCTACTGGTGGTCGTGGCCGCTGGTCTTCGCCGGCCAGCTGACGGTCGCGCTCTGCTTCGCCGAGCTCGCCGCGCGCTACCCGGTCGCCGGCTCCGTCTACAACTGGAGCAAGCGCCTCGCCGGCCCCACCGTGAGCTGGCTGGCGGGCTGGATCATGGCCACCGCCTCCGTCGTCACGCTCGCCGCCGTCGTGCTCGCCTACCAGACCACGCTCCCGCAGATCTGGAGCGGCTTCCAGCTCGTCGGCGACGGCACCGGCACGAGCGCCGGCGTCAGCGCGGTGCTCTGGGGAGCGATCCTGGTGGCGTTCACCACCGGCGTCAACGCCGTCGGCGTGCGGCTGATGGCCCGGATCAACAGCGTCGGCGTGCTGATCGAGCTGATCGCCGCAGTCCTGCTCGTCGTCGTCCTCGCGGCCAACGCGGTGAACCCGCCGAGCATCGTCCTCGAGACGGCCGGCCGCGGCGCGGGCGTCCCCGGAGGCTACGCCGGCGCGTTCCTCATCGCCGCGATCGCCTCCGCCTACGTGATGTACGGCTTCGACACCGCGGGCTCGCTCGGCGAGGAGACCGTCGATCCGCGGCGCACCGCCCCGGTCGCGATCCTCCGCGCGGTCACCGCGTCGTTCCTGCTCGGCGGCCTGATCATCCTCTTCGGCCTCCTCGCCGCGCCCGACCTCGCCGACCCCGGGCTCGGCTCCCCGTCCGGCGGCCTGCAGCTCGTGATCCTCCAGGTGCTCGGCGGCCCGCTCGGCTCGGTCTTCCTCGGCTGCATCGTCGTCGCGATCACCGTCTGCGCGCTCGCCGTGCACACCGCCGGCATCCGCCTGGTCTTCGCGATGGCCCGCGACAACGCCCTGCCCGGCAGCACCCTCCTCGCCCGCGTCGACCCGCGCCGTCGCACCCCGGTCGCCCCGGCCGTGCTGATCGGCGTGCTCGCCGTGCTCATCCTCGTCGTCAACATCGGCACCCCCGAGATCTTCACCGCCGTCACGAGCGTCGCCGTCATCCTGATCTACCTCGCCTACCTCCTGGTCACCGTGCCCCTGCTGCTGCGCCGCCTCCGCGGCCGCTGGCCCGCCCCCGACGCGCCGGCCGGCTCCTTCTCCCTCGGCCGCCTCGGCCTGCCGGTCAACGTCGTCGCCGTGCTCTGGGGCGCCGCGATGGCCGTGAACCTCGCCTGGCCCCGCGTCGAGGTCTACGGCGACGGCCCGCTCCGCTTCATCGCCGTGATCGTCGTCGGAGTCGTCGTCACCGCCGGCCTCGCCTGGTTCCGCCTCCGCGGCCGCCACCACCTCGGCGTGCTGCCGGAGCACGTCGCGCTCCCGGAGCCGATCGAGCGCTGA
- a CDS encoding MFS transporter codes for MPDRQALSTSALLTHAVLIQAVAFLLRPAAVYQAIQLDVPPWALGALGASFAVVPLLIALPVGGLVDRVGARFVMACGSVVTIAAAALLLLAGGGIVGLLCGTALLGAGHLGCVVGQQAVVAGGAAGTRLDSRFGYYTFAASLGQAIGPAFIPVFAGGAVRPDPAPLFLVGGALAVLLLAVTAAVGRPAPRAADASTSEGTTLSLLRVPGLARALLTSATVVAAVDLTVVYLPALGAERGLPAGVVGALLTVRALASMASRLLLGATTSRFGRTRVMVAGIVVSAVCLVLVALPAPTALLFVAVALLGLGLGIGQPITMSWLIERTPADRHGRALSLRLAGNRMGLIALPTLLGTIAAAAGAGGVLIGTGAAIAATLVLLRGVRLD; via the coding sequence GTGCCGGACCGCCAGGCCCTCTCGACCTCGGCGCTCCTGACGCACGCGGTGCTGATCCAGGCCGTCGCGTTCCTGCTGCGGCCGGCCGCCGTCTACCAGGCCATCCAGCTCGACGTCCCCCCGTGGGCGCTCGGCGCCCTCGGCGCCTCCTTCGCCGTCGTGCCGCTGCTGATCGCGCTGCCCGTCGGCGGCCTCGTCGACCGCGTCGGCGCGCGCTTCGTGATGGCGTGCGGCTCGGTCGTGACCATCGCCGCCGCCGCGCTGCTGCTCCTCGCGGGCGGCGGGATCGTCGGCCTGCTCTGCGGCACCGCCCTGCTCGGCGCCGGTCACCTCGGCTGCGTCGTCGGCCAGCAGGCGGTGGTCGCGGGAGGCGCGGCCGGCACCCGCCTCGACAGCCGCTTCGGCTACTACACCTTCGCGGCATCCCTCGGCCAGGCGATCGGCCCGGCCTTCATCCCCGTCTTCGCCGGCGGAGCCGTGCGCCCCGACCCGGCCCCGCTCTTCCTGGTCGGCGGCGCGCTCGCCGTCCTGCTGCTCGCCGTCACCGCCGCGGTCGGCCGCCCCGCCCCGCGCGCCGCCGACGCATCGACCTCCGAGGGCACCACCCTGAGCCTCCTCCGCGTCCCCGGACTCGCCCGCGCCCTGCTGACCAGCGCGACCGTCGTCGCCGCCGTCGACCTCACCGTCGTCTACCTCCCCGCCCTCGGCGCCGAGCGCGGCCTCCCCGCCGGCGTGGTCGGCGCCCTGCTGACGGTCCGCGCCCTCGCCTCGATGGCCTCGCGCCTCCTGCTCGGCGCGACGACCTCGCGCTTCGGGCGCACCCGCGTGATGGTCGCCGGCATCGTCGTCTCCGCGGTCTGCCTGGTCCTCGTCGCCCTGCCCGCGCCGACCGCGCTGCTGTTCGTCGCCGTCGCCCTGCTGGGCCTCGGCCTCGGCATCGGCCAGCCGATCACGATGTCCTGGCTGATCGAGCGCACCCCCGCCGACCGCCACGGCCGTGCCCTCTCCCTCCGCCTCGCCGGCAACCGCATGGGCCTGATCGCCCTGCCCACTCTCCTCGGCACGATCGCCGCCGCGGCCGGCGCCGGCGGCGTCCTCATCGGCACCGGCGCGGCGATCGCCGCCACCCTCGTCCTCCTCCGCGGCGTCCGCCTCGACTGA